A stretch of DNA from Staphylococcus sp. KG4-3:
AAGGCATTTTACCTTTATCAATAGCATATTCATCAATTTTAGGGGAATCTGCTGAATCCTTTGTTGCGCAAATGATACCAGCAGCCGTTATCGGCAATATTATTGCAGTAGTGACAGCTGGATTAATGATGAGACTAGGTGAAAAGCAAAAGTCATTATCTGGTAATGGAACATTGGTAAAGGCATCTGATGATAAAGAGATGGCAGCTGATACAAACGACGATAATAAGAAAGTAGATTTTTCACTTATGGGAGCAGGATTATTAATAGCCTGTACATTCTTTATTTTTGGTGATCTTGCACACAAGTTTATTGGTATTCCAGGACCAGTTATTATGATTTTATTGGCTACATTGATTAAATGTTTACAATTAATGCCTAATAAAATGGAACAAGGTGCACACCAACTATACAAATTTATATCTACGAGTTTGACTTGGCCACTTATGGTTGGACTAGGTATGTTGTATATACCATTAGAAGAAGTTGTTAAGATTGTTTCACCTGCATATATTGTGATTTGTGCTTCAGTTGTTATAACGATGATTGGCTCAGGATTTTTTGTGGGCAAATTGATGAAAATGTATCCAGTTGACGCTGCAATTGTTACAGGATGTCATAGTGGCTTGGGTGGCACAGGAGATGTTGCAATTTTATCAGCATCAAAACGCATGTCATTAATGCCATTTGCGCAAGTAGCAACAAGATTAGGTGGCGTATCAACAGTAATAGCTGCAACATTCTTAATGAAATTATTAAGTTAGTAAGAATGTATTCACAACCATTTATAAATAAAAGACGGAATAACAATTAATTAAGGGAGTAGAAATACATGACTATAACAAACTATAAAGCTGAATCTATAGAGCTTCATAAAAAATATACAGGAAAATTGGAAATTAATAGTAAAGTAGATGTAAATACGCAAGAAGATTTAAGTACAGTATACACACCTGGTGTTTCAGAAGTGTGTAATGTAATTGCTGAAGATGAAGAAAAGGTGAATACATTGACGTCTAGAGGTAATATGATTGGTATTGTTTCAGACGGGACAGCGGTGTTAGGGTTAGGTGATATTGGACCTAAAGCTGCGATACCGGTCATGGAAGGAAAGAGTATATTATTCAAAAAGTTTGCAGATTTAGATGCATTTCCTATTTGCTTGGATACTAAAGATACTGAAGAAATTATTAATATTATAAAAGCACTTCAACCTAATTTTGCAGGAATAAATTTAGAAGATATTGCAGCACCTCGTTGTTTTGAAATTGAAAAAAGATTAAAAGAAGAATTAGACATTCCTGTGTTTCATGACGATCAACATGGAACGGCTATTGTTGTGCTTGCCGCATTAATTAACGCATTAAAAGTTGTAGAAAAAGAAGATTATGAAGTACAAATAGTGATTAATGGTGCAGGGTCAGCAGGTATTGCAATTGCTCAATTATTATTAAGTGCTGGATATAAAGATATCGTATTATTAAGTATTGAAGGTGTAGTTTGTCAAGGCGAGGAATGGATGAATGATGCACAAAAAGCCATTGCTGAAGTGACTAATTTAACACAAAAACGAGGTGATTTAGATAATGTGATTCAAGAGGCAGATGTGTTTATAGGTGTTTCAGCACCTAATGTTTTAAATGAAAGTCACGTTAAAGCGATGAGCGATCAGCCAATTATCTTTGCATTAGCTAATCCAATACCTGAAATCTTTCCAGAGGAAGCAATTGCTGCAGGAGCTGCTGTTGTAGGAACTGGGCGTTCTGATTATCCAAATCAAATTAATAATTTACTAGCGTTCCCAGGTATCTTTAGAGGCATTTTAAATGCGCGTAAGCAAGATATTACGACTGAAATGAAAGTAGCTGCTGCACAAGGTATTGCAAATGTTATTGCTGAAAGTGAATTAAGTAAAGACTATGTAATTCCACACGCATTAAATTCAGAAGTAGTAACAACGGTAGCCAATGCAGTTGAAAAATCAGCTTTGGAAACAGTCCATAAATAAATTGATTTAAATAAAGTGGATGATTGATATAGTTAATAACTGTAACTGATTTTTAGAACCATCAAAGTTACCAGTATTAAAAATTCTATTTCTTACAAATATTGTTGAGAGCATTCTAAATCGTATAATAAATGAGGTCGATATGATTCGAGGATAGTGTTTCTGTCCTGAAATCATGTCGACTTTTTTATTTAAAACGGAATTGTTGTTATAGAAATCGCAACAATAAAATATAAAAGGATTTGCAAAAGAAAAAAGTATATAGCTATACTGAACAATATGAAATCTATACAAAAAATGTTAACATTAAAAATATTATAGTTAACAATAAGGTGATGAAAATGCAATTATTAAAAAATATTGAAAGGCACGCGCAATATCAACCGTACGAGTGTGCACTTCAATTTGATGCAGAACTTATAAGTTATAAAACATTGCAAGAACGCATAGTAGAGATTGTAGAACAATTACATGATATTCCTGAAAATCAATGTGTTGCACTTACGATGAACAACCCAATGTCTACAGTATTGTATTATTTGGCTTTAATCAAAAAAGGATGCATACCTTGTGTTATGGATTTTCGATGGACTCATGAGCAAGTAAACAAACTAGTAGAAAAATACGGTATTGCATATCTTATAAACAATGATTTAAAAGTCATATTATTTGAACAAATAGAACAAAATACCACAGAGATAGAAGGTATATTACATATTGGTTTTACTTCTGGAACGACAGGACTACCTAAAGCATATTATAGAAATGAGTTATCATGGCTATATTCATATGAAGAAACTGAAAAATTAATGAAAAATGAAATAGATACGATGATTGCGCCAGGACCACTCTCACACTCTTTATCTTTATTTGTGTGTGTGTTTGCTTTGTATAGTGGTCGTAAATTTATCGGGCAGCAACAATTTAATGCTCAAGTATTAATGAATATAATGAAAACAGACAAAGCAATAAAGCATTGTGCTTTATTTGTAGTTCCTACAATGTTAGATAATTGTGTTACCTGGGACAGTACTGTTCAACAAATTAGATATATTTTTACGACTGGAGATAAATTGCAACCTAGTTTACGAGATAGTGTAGCAATGCATTTTCCTAATGCTACATTAATAGAGTTCTTTGGAACTTCGGAGGCAAGTTTTATTAGTTATAACTATAATAATGATGCGCCTAACCATTCTGTAGGAAAACTGTTTCCTAATGTTACAATCGATCTTGAACAAGTTGATGAACATGGTATTGGTAAATTAAAAGTTAAGAGCAATATGGTTTTTAGTGGATATATTGGGAACCCAATTCCAAATGATTACTGGATAGAAATTGGTGATTTTGCATCATTAAATTCAGAAGGATACTTATATTTACATGGACGCCAACATGATCGAATGATTATTGGAGGACGAAATGTTTACCCAAGTGAAATAGAACATTTTGCTCAAAATTTTAAAGAATTCAATGAAGTATTAGTCATTAGTGAGCCTCATTCAAAATTTGGCGAGATCGCTGTATTGCTTTATACAGGTAAGCGCCAAGTGAAGTATCGTGAGTTTAAATATTTTTTAACTCGATATTTGGCTCGTTATCAGGTGCCATCGAAGTTGGTGAAAGTAAGTGAAATGCATTATACACAAAGTGGTAAAATTGCACGCAAATATATGAGAAGTCTTTATTTAAAGGGTGAGTTAAAATAATGAATGAAGCAGTTATAGTCGCAGCGAAACGAACTCCATTTGGTAAATATGGTGGGAAATTAAAACATTTAGAACCAGAAGTATTATTAAAACCATTATTTGAGCATTTTAATGAACAATATACACATATAATGTCAGAAATTGATGATGTTATTTTAGGTAATGTGGTAGGAAACGGCGGCAATATTGCTAGAAAATCTTTGCTAGAAGCTGGATTGAATCAAAATATTCCAGGACTTACATTAGATAGGCAATGTGGTTCTGGGTTAGAAGCGGTGATACAGGCCTGTAGAATGATTCAAGCTGGCGCAGGTTCCATATATATTGCTGGTGGTGTAGAAAGTACAAGTAGAGCGCCATGGAAGATTAAAAGGCCACAGTCTGTATATGATACACAGTTACCTGAATTTTTTGAACGCGCCTCTTTTGCACCAGATAGCCAAGATCCATCTATGATTCAAGCTGCGGAACATGTAGCGCAAACATATAATATTTCAAGAAAAGATCAAGATGCATTTGCATGGAAAAGTCACAGCAAGACAATTATGGCTTATAAACAAAAGCATATTAATCAAGAAATTGTTCCGTTGGAAGTAAAAGGTGAAATTTTTAACAGAGATGAAAGTATTAAAGAAAAAATGAATGAACGCACATTAAATCGTTTGAAACCATTGTTAACTGAAGGGACAGTCACTGCAGGAAATTGTTGTATGAAGAACGATGGTGCAGTCGTATTATTAGTTATGAATAAAGCAACGGCAGAAGCTTATGGTTTACAAGAAGGTTTAATTTTTAAAGATGGCATTACAATAGGAATAGATCCTACTATACTCGGTATTGGTCCTGTGCCTGCAGTAAGCACACTACTTAAGAGAAATAAATATACAATAGATGAATTAGACGCTATAGAATTAAATGAAGCATTTGCATCTCAAGTATTAGCAAGTCAAAGAGAGCTAGGTATACCACTAGATAAATTGAATATATATGGTGGCGCAATTGCTGCAGGACACCCATATGGCGCAAGTGGCGCAGCGTTGGTCACACGCTTGTTTTATATGAAAGATTACCATAGAACTATTGCAACTATGGGGATTGGAGGTGGCATGGGGAATGCAGCATTATTTGAACGATGGTCATGAAGTTAGAGAAATTATATTCAATGATAAGGAAGCGAATATTTACAATCAATTATTTGGTGATGAGCCAACTAATATAGTCCCGACACTTTTGTGCGCAAAGCTATGGCCAGAGTTTACTTTGTTTCAAGAATTTATAGAAAATGCAATTTTACTCAAAGAAACTGAGGTTACTCAAATACAACCTCTAAGTGTAAATGAATATTATTTAGCACATATGTATATTGTTGAATGTAAAAAAGTTCGTCAATATATGAAGTATATAGTCAAATTAGAAATTAATAAAAATAAATATAAATGTATATCTATTACGCAAACCTTTTTGGAGTCGATTTAAAATGTTTGAACTAAATTTAGAACAAGTAAGTAAATATTTAACATTAATTAATGATCATAATCCAGTACATAAGCAAATTGTTCCTGGTCAAATGGTAGTTCAAATAGCACTTACAAAAACAAAAGTAAATTGGTCATCTTACAAAGTGAAATTTATTGAACCTATTGAAATATCAGAAGTTATTAAAGTAAAATTTGAAAAACCTAATAAATTAATTATTTTAAATGAAAATGACAAAATAAAAATTCATATAACGAAAAAATGAGTATCCATATTTACCTAATGGAACTCATTTTTTATTTTGTTATAAGTTTTATATGTACAAAAAACAAATAGAACGGTATGCATTTTTTGCATAAAAATAAAGAAAAAAGTGATTAAAAGGTTGAGGTCAGTTTGACAATATTCATTAACTACGTATAATTGTATAACATGTTAAAGGGAGTGGACATATTCATGGATTATGAAAAGGATTTTGATAAAAGTAGTATAAATAAGGTTGATTCCAAAACTGCTAAAAAAACTGTGTTTGCCACAGGTATCGGAAACGCAATGGAATGGTTTGACTTTGGTTTATATTCTTATTTAGCGGTGATACTCGGACAAAATTTCTTCAGTTCGGTAGAAAATGATCAACTCAAAATGGTTTTTACGTTTGCAACATTTGCAATCGCGTTCTTACTTAGACCAGTCGGTGGTATTATTTTTGGTATGATCGGAGATAAATACGGTAGGAAAGTAGTATTAACAACAACCATTATTATGATGGCATTCTCGACGCTACTCATAGGTATATTACCTACATATGATCAAATTGGTGTTTGGGCCCCAATATTACTCTTATTAGGTAGAGTGTTACAAGGATTTTCAACAGGTGGAGAATATGCAGGTGCAATGGTATATATAGCAGAATCTTCCCCAGATAGAAAACGAAATACACTTGGTTCTGGACTTGAAATTGGTACATTATCAGGTTATATTGCTGCATCAGTATTAAGTGGATTATTGTTCTTCTTTTTAAATGATGATCAAATGGCTTCGTGGGGTTGGAGAATTCCATTTATCTTAGGCTTATTCTTAGGTATCTTTGGTTTTTATTTAAGAAGAAAACTAGAAGAATCGCCAGTATACGAAAATGAACTTGCAGATAAACCGAAAAGAGATAACATTGGTTTCTTAACTATTATTAGATATTATTATAAAGATATTATTGTATGTTTTGTTGCAGTTGCATTCTTTAACTGTACAAATTATATGGTAACTTCATACATGCCATCATATTTACAACAAATTGTTAAATTAGATGGCACAACAGTATCTGTCTTAATCACTGTTGTTATGGCAGTAATGATTCCATTAGCATTAATGTTTGGTCGACTTGCTGATAGAATTGGTGAGAAAAATGTATTTTTAATTGGTTTGGTTGGTACTGCAGTGTTAAGTATTGCTGCTTTTTCACTTTTCCAAACAACGTCAATTATTTTCATTATCGTTGGTATCTTTATCTTAGGTTTTTTCTTATCGACATACGAAGGAACTATGCCAGGTTCGTTACCAACTATGTTTTATACACATATTAGATATAGAACTTTAGCTGTAACTTTTAATGTATCAGTATCTTTATTTGGTGGTACGACTCCATTAATCGCGACTTCACTGGTAGCGAAAACAGGTGACCCATTATCTCCGGCTTATTATTTAACAGCCGTGAGTATTGTAGGTATTATCGTTATTTCGTTGTTACATGTAAGTACAGCAGGAAAATCACTTAAAGGTTCATATCCTAATGTCGAAAGCGATGAAGAGTATGAGTACTATAAAGATAATCCTGATAAAGCATTGTGGTGGGCGAAAGATAAACGCGTGTAATTAAAAGTTTTAAATATATTCAAAAGAGGGACAGAAATCAATTTTTATAAAATGATTTCTGTCCCTTTCTATTAAGTGTGACGAAGAATAAAATATTTTTGATGAAAGAAACACTCGAGTTAATACTCATGTGTAGGCATCACTAACTCAATAAACGGATTGAAATGATTAAAACTACTTATGTTCATTCCAGTTATCAATTGTCTATAATGATTAAACAGTTCCAGCCATTCAATGTCCAGGGCTGTTTTTTTATGTTATCTTAAAATTAATTGAGAAAACTTAGGAGGATGAATATGGCTGATACAGTAGAACAGTATTGGAGAAAATTTATTGAAGTATTCCCAGAATATAAAGGTATGAAATTTGAAGCATGGTCTTTTGGAGTTGATGAAGATGAATTAGCAGAATTAGTAAAACGAGGTGAGAAAACTGCTACGACGAGTGGTTATGAATCTTATAAAGTTGAAGAGGAACCACTCCCTCAAGTAGGAGAGGTTAGTGTTATCTTAAATGAAAAAGGAAATCCCCAATGTGTAATTCAAACAACACGAGTTTATCAAACTCCTTTTAATCAAGTGACTGAACATCATGCA
This window harbors:
- a CDS encoding 2-hydroxycarboxylate transporter family protein, with amino-acid sequence MKALTIDEAEKDGRIWSKLTYMKVGIIPLPLYITLAVIIFIASVYNALPADMIGGFAIIMILGVLFGDLGMKIPILKDIGGPAILALLIPSTLVFLGVFNTASMNAVTTLMKTSNFLYFYISCLVVGSILGMKSKVLIQGFTRMFIPLIVGTLTAVIVGLLVGMLFGYEIKHTLFYIIVPIIGGGIGEGILPLSIAYSSILGESAESFVAQMIPAAVIGNIIAVVTAGLMMRLGEKQKSLSGNGTLVKASDDKEMAADTNDDNKKVDFSLMGAGLLIACTFFIFGDLAHKFIGIPGPVIMILLATLIKCLQLMPNKMEQGAHQLYKFISTSLTWPLMVGLGMLYIPLEEVVKIVSPAYIVICASVVITMIGSGFFVGKLMKMYPVDAAIVTGCHSGLGGTGDVAILSASKRMSLMPFAQVATRLGGVSTVIAATFLMKLLS
- a CDS encoding ASCH domain-containing protein, yielding MADTVEQYWRKFIEVFPEYKGMKFEAWSFGVDEDELAELVKRGEKTATTSGYESYKVEEEPLPQVGEVSVILNEKGNPQCVIQTTRVYQTPFNQVTEHHAYLEGEGDKSLAYWRKAHIDFFKPYYESLGLEFNESIVVVCEEFKLLYV
- a CDS encoding thiolase family protein, producing the protein MNEAVIVAAKRTPFGKYGGKLKHLEPEVLLKPLFEHFNEQYTHIMSEIDDVILGNVVGNGGNIARKSLLEAGLNQNIPGLTLDRQCGSGLEAVIQACRMIQAGAGSIYIAGGVESTSRAPWKIKRPQSVYDTQLPEFFERASFAPDSQDPSMIQAAEHVAQTYNISRKDQDAFAWKSHSKTIMAYKQKHINQEIVPLEVKGEIFNRDESIKEKMNERTLNRLKPLLTEGTVTAGNCCMKNDGAVVLLVMNKATAEAYGLQEGLIFKDGITIGIDPTILGIGPVPAVSTLLKRNKYTIDELDAIELNEAFASQVLASQRELGIPLDKLNIYGGAIAAGHPYGASGAALVTRLFYMKDYHRTIATMGIGGGMGNAALFERWS
- a CDS encoding AMP-binding protein, which encodes MQLLKNIERHAQYQPYECALQFDAELISYKTLQERIVEIVEQLHDIPENQCVALTMNNPMSTVLYYLALIKKGCIPCVMDFRWTHEQVNKLVEKYGIAYLINNDLKVILFEQIEQNTTEIEGILHIGFTSGTTGLPKAYYRNELSWLYSYEETEKLMKNEIDTMIAPGPLSHSLSLFVCVFALYSGRKFIGQQQFNAQVLMNIMKTDKAIKHCALFVVPTMLDNCVTWDSTVQQIRYIFTTGDKLQPSLRDSVAMHFPNATLIEFFGTSEASFISYNYNNDAPNHSVGKLFPNVTIDLEQVDEHGIGKLKVKSNMVFSGYIGNPIPNDYWIEIGDFASLNSEGYLYLHGRQHDRMIIGGRNVYPSEIEHFAQNFKEFNEVLVISEPHSKFGEIAVLLYTGKRQVKYREFKYFLTRYLARYQVPSKLVKVSEMHYTQSGKIARKYMRSLYLKGELK
- a CDS encoding MFS transporter is translated as MDYEKDFDKSSINKVDSKTAKKTVFATGIGNAMEWFDFGLYSYLAVILGQNFFSSVENDQLKMVFTFATFAIAFLLRPVGGIIFGMIGDKYGRKVVLTTTIIMMAFSTLLIGILPTYDQIGVWAPILLLLGRVLQGFSTGGEYAGAMVYIAESSPDRKRNTLGSGLEIGTLSGYIAASVLSGLLFFFLNDDQMASWGWRIPFILGLFLGIFGFYLRRKLEESPVYENELADKPKRDNIGFLTIIRYYYKDIIVCFVAVAFFNCTNYMVTSYMPSYLQQIVKLDGTTVSVLITVVMAVMIPLALMFGRLADRIGEKNVFLIGLVGTAVLSIAAFSLFQTTSIIFIIVGIFILGFFLSTYEGTMPGSLPTMFYTHIRYRTLAVTFNVSVSLFGGTTPLIATSLVAKTGDPLSPAYYLTAVSIVGIIVISLLHVSTAGKSLKGSYPNVESDEEYEYYKDNPDKALWWAKDKRV
- a CDS encoding NADP-dependent malic enzyme, which gives rise to MTITNYKAESIELHKKYTGKLEINSKVDVNTQEDLSTVYTPGVSEVCNVIAEDEEKVNTLTSRGNMIGIVSDGTAVLGLGDIGPKAAIPVMEGKSILFKKFADLDAFPICLDTKDTEEIINIIKALQPNFAGINLEDIAAPRCFEIEKRLKEELDIPVFHDDQHGTAIVVLAALINALKVVEKEDYEVQIVINGAGSAGIAIAQLLLSAGYKDIVLLSIEGVVCQGEEWMNDAQKAIAEVTNLTQKRGDLDNVIQEADVFIGVSAPNVLNESHVKAMSDQPIIFALANPIPEIFPEEAIAAGAAVVGTGRSDYPNQINNLLAFPGIFRGILNARKQDITTEMKVAAAQGIANVIAESELSKDYVIPHALNSEVVTTVANAVEKSALETVHK